In the genome of Pseudomonas sp. LBUM920, one region contains:
- a CDS encoding carbon-nitrogen hydrolase family protein has protein sequence MTALTLAAAQTTSIAGDVPANIQRHLAFMQVAAEHGVQLLVFPELSLTGYEPALAAELAMAPEDARLAPLREKAQALQLTAVVGMPIRLAPGAGVLIGALVLAADGSLAVYTKQHLHAGEDVAFVAGQGGAALEWADDRIALAVCADFSHASHPREAAHAGANVYAAGVLISEGGYAADSALLQGYAAEHRMLVLMANHGGPSGGWACAGRSAIWAADGSVLAAAPGTGDALVLARRDGGHWSGHVVAL, from the coding sequence ATGACTGCCTTGACCCTTGCTGCTGCTCAGACCACTTCAATCGCAGGCGATGTGCCGGCCAATATCCAGCGGCACTTGGCGTTTATGCAGGTGGCGGCGGAGCACGGTGTGCAGTTACTGGTGTTTCCAGAGCTGTCGTTGACCGGCTACGAGCCGGCGCTGGCCGCTGAACTGGCGATGGCGCCAGAGGATGCACGGCTTGCGCCATTGCGTGAGAAGGCGCAGGCGCTGCAATTGACGGCGGTGGTGGGGATGCCGATCCGTTTGGCGCCCGGGGCGGGCGTGTTGATCGGCGCGCTGGTGTTGGCGGCGGACGGGTCGCTGGCGGTCTACACCAAGCAGCATTTGCATGCGGGTGAAGACGTGGCGTTCGTCGCAGGGCAGGGCGGTGCCGCCCTCGAATGGGCGGATGATCGTATTGCGCTGGCGGTTTGCGCAGACTTTTCCCACGCCAGCCATCCACGTGAGGCCGCGCACGCCGGCGCCAATGTGTACGCCGCCGGCGTGTTGATCAGCGAGGGTGGCTACGCCGCAGACAGTGCGCTGCTCCAGGGGTATGCCGCCGAGCATCGCATGCTGGTGTTGATGGCCAACCATGGCGGGCCTTCAGGCGGCTGGGCCTGCGCAGGGCGCAGCGCCATCTGGGCCGCGGACGGCAGCGTGCTGGCCGCCGCACCGGGCACTGGCGACGCGTTGGTGCTTGCCCGCCGCGATGGCGGCCACTGGTCTGGCCACGTGGTTGCACTGTAA
- a CDS encoding GNAT family N-acetyltransferase produces the protein MTFHLRAATGDDLPFARRLTYQAMGGYYLQYGLVWSDYGFDVGWGSRENWMICKDDAVLGFISLSRDNNALYIRELHLSENYRKQGAGSWVLEQMALKAREQGLGLLRLTVFKTNPARRLYQRLGLSIVGEEGCFWRMERECQAGPSD, from the coding sequence ATGACGTTTCACCTGCGCGCCGCGACTGGCGATGACTTGCCATTCGCACGGAGGCTGACCTACCAAGCCATGGGCGGCTACTACCTGCAATACGGTCTTGTGTGGTCTGACTATGGCTTTGATGTGGGCTGGGGAAGCCGCGAGAACTGGATGATCTGCAAGGACGACGCAGTGCTGGGGTTTATCAGCCTGAGCCGTGACAACAATGCTCTGTACATTCGCGAATTGCACTTGTCCGAAAACTACCGCAAGCAGGGCGCAGGCAGCTGGGTACTCGAGCAGATGGCGCTCAAGGCGCGTGAACAGGGGCTGGGTCTTTTACGCTTGACGGTGTTCAAAACCAATCCGGCGCGCAGGTTGTATCAGCGCCTGGGGTTGAGCATCGTAGGGGAAGAGGGTTGCTTCTGGCGCATGGAGCGCGAGTGTCAGGCAGGTCCATCGGACTAA
- a CDS encoding DNA-binding protein — protein MPGIRTAAQAKAWLEHQGKSVQAFAREHGVDPATTYQVLAGRKKGRRGEAHKVAVLLGMKEGIIVDEPVALNRDPEIVS, from the coding sequence ATGCCCGGTATTCGCACTGCTGCACAAGCCAAGGCCTGGCTGGAACATCAAGGAAAGTCAGTTCAAGCGTTTGCCCGTGAGCACGGCGTTGATCCGGCCACGACCTATCAAGTGCTCGCCGGGCGTAAAAAAGGACGGCGTGGGGAAGCCCACAAGGTGGCGGTCCTGTTGGGCATGAAAGAAGGGATTATCGTGGATGAGCCCGTGGCCCTGAACCGCGACCCGGAAATCGTTTCCTGA
- a CDS encoding helix-turn-helix domain-containing protein, with the protein MSGIGSRLRQERERLGLSQKVFGEIGGVEANAQGKYESGGRAPKADYLSRVAQRGVDVLYVLTGSPTPIQLENLSQLEEKILENYRVMLKEDQDAIRRLTSTLAEHSVSQNGKHKSALTQS; encoded by the coding sequence ATGAGTGGAATCGGTTCGCGTTTAAGGCAGGAAAGAGAACGTCTTGGCCTGTCACAGAAAGTTTTTGGTGAAATCGGCGGCGTTGAAGCAAATGCCCAGGGCAAATACGAAAGCGGTGGCCGCGCACCCAAGGCGGACTACCTGTCACGCGTGGCGCAGCGTGGTGTAGATGTTTTATATGTGCTGACGGGAAGTCCGACGCCTATCCAGCTGGAAAACCTCAGTCAGCTGGAAGAAAAAATCCTGGAAAACTACCGGGTGATGCTCAAGGAAGATCAGGACGCTATCCGCCGACTGACCTCCACACTGGCGGAACACTCCGTGTCGCAGAACGGAAAACACAAGTCGGCTCTCACGCAAAGCTGA
- the uvrY gene encoding UvrY/SirA/GacA family response regulator transcription factor — protein sequence MIRVLVVDDHDLVRTGITRMLADIDGLQVVGQAESGEESLIKARELKPDVVLMDVKMPGIGGLGATTKLLRSHPDIKVVVVTVCEEDPFPTRLLQAGAAGYLTKGAGLAEMVQAIRLVFAGQRYISPQIAQQLAIKSFQPTSDSPFDALSEREIQIALMIVGCQKVQTISDKLCLSPKTVNTYRYRIFEKLAISSDVELTLLAVRHGMVDASA from the coding sequence TTGATTAGGGTGCTAGTAGTCGATGACCATGATCTCGTTCGTACAGGCATTACACGAATGCTGGCTGACATCGATGGCCTGCAAGTAGTCGGTCAGGCCGAGTCAGGGGAGGAGTCCCTGATCAAGGCCCGGGAGTTGAAACCCGATGTGGTTTTGATGGACGTCAAGATGCCTGGGATCGGCGGTCTTGGTGCCACTACCAAATTGTTGCGCAGCCATCCGGACATTAAAGTCGTGGTGGTGACCGTGTGTGAGGAAGACCCTTTTCCTACACGTCTGCTGCAGGCAGGCGCGGCCGGTTACCTGACCAAAGGTGCGGGCCTGGCGGAGATGGTGCAAGCCATTCGCCTGGTATTTGCCGGCCAGCGTTATATCAGCCCGCAGATTGCCCAACAGTTGGCTATCAAATCTTTCCAGCCCACCAGCGACTCGCCGTTTGATGCGCTGTCGGAGCGGGAAATCCAGATTGCCTTGATGATCGTCGGCTGCCAGAAAGTGCAGACGATTTCCGACAAGCTTTGCCTGTCGCCCAAAACCGTTAACACCTACCGCTATCGCATTTTCGAGAAGCTCGCCATCAGCAGTGATGTTGAATTGACCCTGCTCGCGGTGCGCCACGGCATGGTGGACGCCAGCGCCTGA
- the uvrC gene encoding excinuclease ABC subunit UvrC, whose protein sequence is MTTPFDPSAFLSTCSGRPGVYRMFDSEARLLYVGKAKNLKNRLASYFRKTGLATKTAALVARIAQVETTITANETEALLLEQTLIKEWRPPYNILLRDDKSYPYVFLSDGNFPRLSIHRGAKKQKGKYFGPYPSAGAIRESLSLLQKTFFVRQCEDSFYKNRTRPCLQYQIKRCKAPCVGLVDPAEYAEDVRHSVMFLEGRSNALTDELSGAMEQAASTLDFERAAELRDQISLLRRVQDQQSMEGGNGDVDVIAAFVNPGGACVHLISVRGGRVLGSKNFFPQTGIDEEVAEVMAAFLGQYYVSSPERDLPSELIVNVVHEDFPTLIEAIHELRGRELDISHRVRGTRARWQQLAVTNAEQALSARLANRQHVAARFDALAEVLNLDEPPQRLECYDISHSSGEATVASCVVFGPEGPIKSDYRRYNIEGVTAGDDYAAMHQALTRRFSKLKDGEGKLPDILLVDGGKGQLSMARDVLNELAVPDLILLGVAKGATRKAGFETLYLNDAAHEFTLKGDSPALHLIQQIRDEAHRFAITGHRARRGKTRRTSTLEGVAGVGPTRRRDLLKHFGGLQELSRASIDEIAKAPGISKKLAELIYANLHSE, encoded by the coding sequence ATGACCACACCGTTTGATCCAAGTGCCTTTCTCTCAACCTGCAGTGGCCGTCCCGGCGTGTACCGCATGTTCGACAGCGAGGCACGCCTGCTTTACGTGGGCAAAGCCAAGAACCTGAAAAACCGTCTGGCGAGCTACTTTCGCAAGACCGGCTTGGCGACGAAAACCGCTGCCTTGGTGGCGCGTATCGCCCAGGTTGAAACCACCATCACCGCCAATGAAACCGAAGCGCTGTTGCTTGAGCAGACGCTGATCAAGGAATGGCGGCCGCCCTACAACATTCTGCTGCGTGACGATAAATCCTACCCCTATGTGTTTTTATCCGACGGCAATTTCCCGCGACTGAGCATTCACCGCGGCGCGAAGAAGCAGAAGGGCAAGTATTTCGGGCCGTACCCCAGCGCGGGTGCAATCCGCGAAAGCCTGAGCCTGCTGCAAAAGACCTTTTTTGTGCGCCAGTGCGAAGACAGTTTCTACAAGAACCGCACGCGGCCTTGCCTGCAGTACCAGATCAAGCGCTGCAAGGCGCCTTGTGTCGGCCTGGTTGATCCGGCGGAGTACGCCGAGGATGTGCGCCATTCGGTGATGTTCCTTGAAGGGCGCAGCAATGCGCTCACCGATGAGCTCTCCGGCGCCATGGAACAAGCTGCCAGCACGCTGGATTTCGAGCGGGCCGCCGAGTTGCGCGACCAGATCTCTCTATTGCGCCGTGTCCAGGACCAGCAAAGCATGGAGGGCGGCAACGGCGACGTCGATGTCATCGCCGCCTTCGTCAACCCGGGCGGCGCCTGTGTGCATTTGATCAGCGTGCGTGGCGGGCGAGTGCTGGGCAGCAAGAACTTCTTCCCGCAAACCGGGATCGACGAGGAAGTGGCTGAAGTCATGGCCGCCTTCCTCGGTCAGTACTACGTCAGCAGCCCCGAGCGCGATCTGCCCTCGGAGTTGATCGTCAACGTGGTGCATGAAGACTTCCCCACGCTGATCGAGGCCATCCACGAGCTGCGCGGCCGTGAGCTGGACATCAGCCACCGCGTGCGCGGTACCCGTGCCCGTTGGCAGCAACTGGCGGTCACAAACGCCGAGCAGGCCCTGAGTGCGCGTCTGGCCAATCGGCAGCATGTGGCCGCACGCTTTGACGCCTTGGCTGAAGTCCTTAACCTGGACGAGCCGCCGCAACGGCTGGAGTGTTACGACATCAGCCACTCCAGCGGCGAAGCCACTGTGGCGTCCTGTGTGGTGTTCGGGCCGGAAGGGCCGATCAAATCCGATTACCGGCGCTACAACATCGAAGGCGTTACCGCCGGCGATGACTACGCCGCGATGCACCAGGCCCTGACGCGACGCTTCAGCAAGTTGAAGGACGGAGAGGGCAAACTGCCGGATATCCTCCTGGTGGACGGCGGCAAGGGCCAGCTGTCCATGGCCCGTGACGTGCTCAACGAACTCGCCGTGCCCGACCTGATCCTGCTCGGCGTGGCCAAGGGCGCCACGCGCAAGGCCGGTTTCGAGACGTTGTACTTGAATGATGCCGCCCATGAGTTCACCTTGAAGGGCGACTCACCCGCGCTGCACCTGATTCAACAGATCCGTGACGAGGCCCACCGTTTTGCCATTACTGGCCACCGTGCCCGTCGCGGCAAAACCCGTCGAACCTCAACTCTGGAAGGGGTAGCGGGCGTTGGCCCGACACGCCGGCGCGACCTGCTAAAACATTTTGGTGGCTTGCAGGAGCTGTCCCGTGCCAGCATTGACGAAATAGCCAAAGCACCCGGTATCAGTAAAAAGCTCGCTGAGTTGATTTATGCAAACCTGCACAGCGAATAG
- the pgsA gene encoding CDP-diacylglycerol--glycerol-3-phosphate 3-phosphatidyltransferase — translation MNIPNLITVLRVLLIPIFILLFYLPYEWSYAASSSVFAFAAATDWLDGYLARRLEQSTPFGAFLDPVADKLMVAVALVLLVQEHGNLWLTLPAAVIIGREIVVSALREWMAEIGARAHVAVSNMGKWKTAAQMLALVILLANPSDFSFWVLTGYALLLIAAGLTLWSMLQYLRAAWPHLRTTVEKK, via the coding sequence ATGAATATCCCTAATCTGATTACCGTTCTACGCGTCCTGCTCATTCCGATTTTCATTTTGTTGTTCTATTTGCCGTACGAATGGAGCTATGCCGCCTCCAGTTCAGTGTTTGCCTTTGCAGCCGCAACCGACTGGCTTGACGGCTACCTGGCACGTCGCCTGGAACAGAGCACGCCCTTTGGCGCGTTCCTTGATCCGGTGGCCGACAAGCTTATGGTGGCTGTCGCCCTGGTCCTGTTGGTGCAGGAGCACGGCAACCTGTGGCTGACGCTGCCGGCCGCGGTGATCATCGGCCGCGAGATCGTCGTCTCGGCCCTGCGCGAATGGATGGCCGAAATCGGCGCGCGCGCCCACGTGGCGGTCTCCAACATGGGCAAATGGAAAACCGCTGCGCAAATGCTCGCATTGGTGATCCTGCTGGCCAATCCATCGGACTTCTCCTTCTGGGTGCTCACGGGCTACGCCTTGCTGCTGATCGCCGCGGGCCTGACGTTGTGGTCCATGCTTCAGTATTTGCGTGCCGCCTGGCCACATCTGCGCACCACCGTTGAAAAGAAATAA
- a CDS encoding DUF4253 domain-containing protein — MDIEFRGNGMRENPSVGTCDEYGVSGLTSVEDLTEARRRIAELHPGFKPLFSLDDLHQARYTSGHVRNNLGMDDATEHDIAGLPPECFEQGLYIGYPTTKAEFAICLRNFTRLVAGTSFEDACAHGLTLDEQALQAWIGYQNNPVALLEQPLSALLVPVEQSCQALAAFPNGYFTCDLDPAKNCAVARHFSEAHGYELMGVGASYLGFICAAPLDMSRADAVAKDFCALYNTGIEDLPARISAVAQAVCGRTHLWLRYVE; from the coding sequence ATGGATATCGAATTTCGCGGTAATGGCATGCGTGAGAACCCGTCTGTAGGTACGTGCGATGAGTACGGTGTGAGTGGGCTGACCAGCGTTGAGGACCTGACCGAAGCGCGTCGCAGGATTGCTGAGCTACACCCAGGCTTTAAACCTCTGTTCTCGCTCGATGATCTGCACCAAGCCCGCTACACCTCGGGCCATGTGCGCAATAACCTGGGGATGGATGATGCAACGGAGCATGACATCGCTGGCCTGCCTCCTGAGTGCTTCGAGCAGGGTCTATACATAGGCTATCCGACGACGAAAGCGGAGTTCGCAATCTGCCTGCGCAATTTCACACGCCTGGTTGCGGGCACGTCTTTCGAAGATGCGTGCGCTCATGGTTTGACGCTGGATGAGCAGGCCCTGCAGGCGTGGATCGGTTACCAGAACAACCCGGTTGCTCTTCTAGAGCAACCCCTATCAGCGCTGCTGGTGCCCGTTGAGCAGTCTTGCCAGGCACTCGCGGCTTTTCCGAATGGCTATTTCACTTGCGATCTGGACCCTGCGAAAAACTGTGCAGTTGCGCGCCATTTCTCTGAAGCGCATGGCTATGAGTTGATGGGCGTGGGGGCCTCCTATCTGGGCTTCATTTGTGCGGCGCCGCTTGATATGTCGCGCGCTGACGCCGTTGCCAAAGACTTCTGTGCGCTCTACAACACGGGCATTGAAGACCTGCCTGCACGCATAAGCGCAGTCGCACAGGCGGTTTGCGGTCGGACGCATCTTTGGTTGCGTTACGTGGAATGA
- a CDS encoding LexA family transcriptional regulator gives MVTLLGPLSSNGVQLPFYSYRVPAGFPSPAADHLEQNVSLDELLDLRAPHMYLVRIEGDSMVGAGIFPGDLAIVDRSLEVESGHIVIAAVDCEPVCKRLIKESGQIVLKSENPKYPSRYMMEGEELLVWGVVLYSVRSHEKA, from the coding sequence ATGGTCACCCTTCTTGGGCCACTTTCCAGTAACGGCGTTCAGCTTCCTTTCTACTCGTACCGGGTGCCGGCAGGTTTTCCTTCGCCGGCCGCAGATCATCTTGAACAAAACGTCTCGCTCGATGAGCTTCTGGACCTGCGTGCGCCGCACATGTACCTGGTACGGATCGAAGGGGACAGCATGGTTGGCGCCGGTATTTTCCCCGGGGACCTGGCAATCGTCGACAGGTCTCTGGAGGTTGAGTCGGGCCACATCGTGATTGCAGCGGTCGATTGCGAGCCCGTGTGCAAGCGCCTCATCAAGGAGAGTGGCCAGATCGTTCTTAAGTCAGAGAACCCCAAATACCCTTCGCGGTACATGATGGAAGGTGAAGAGCTATTGGTGTGGGGCGTTGTCTTGTACAGCGTACGCAGCCATGAAAAAGCCTGA
- the umuC gene encoding translesion error-prone DNA polymerase V subunit UmuC, giving the protein MKKPEPVFALIDCNSFYASCERVFRPDLRNTPIVVLSNNDGCVIARSACAKPFVRMGEPYFQIKQKLKQHGIVAFSSNYALYGDMSQRVMTVIESLVPAVEVYSIDEAFAELTGVQGDLEGLGRRIRTQVYRSTGIPVGVGIAGTKTLSKLANHAAKKWQAQSGGVVDLRDQTKREWVLKKCPVSDVWGVGRKMTPHLQAMGINTAWDLSRADPTALRKRFSIVVEKTARELAGTSCLTLDEPDPPKQEICCSRMFGNRLTEIAPIKEAIATYMMRATEKLRAQKSLCKRIRVSIRTGMFNPEEAKYANGVLVELPYPTDDVRLMTKTAVDAVEQVFRPGFKYSKAEVLLVNLCQKGEYTDDLFSISQPEATQKVMGVLDAINGRWGRGTLRLAGVPIDPDWGMRREMMSQSFTTRVDQLWTVYCR; this is encoded by the coding sequence ATGAAAAAGCCTGAGCCGGTCTTTGCCCTGATCGACTGCAATTCCTTTTACGCCAGCTGCGAGCGTGTATTCAGGCCTGACCTTCGAAATACGCCTATCGTGGTGCTTAGCAATAACGACGGATGCGTAATCGCGAGAAGTGCCTGTGCCAAACCCTTCGTAAGAATGGGTGAGCCGTACTTCCAGATTAAGCAAAAACTGAAGCAGCACGGCATCGTCGCGTTCTCGTCGAATTATGCGCTCTACGGCGACATGAGCCAGCGCGTAATGACCGTCATCGAGTCGCTGGTACCGGCGGTGGAGGTCTACAGCATCGATGAGGCCTTCGCTGAACTGACTGGCGTGCAAGGTGATCTGGAAGGCCTTGGGCGTCGCATACGCACCCAGGTTTACCGCAGCACCGGTATTCCGGTCGGGGTGGGTATCGCAGGTACAAAAACCCTGAGCAAACTGGCCAATCATGCGGCCAAAAAATGGCAAGCGCAGAGTGGTGGGGTGGTCGATCTTCGCGATCAGACCAAGCGTGAATGGGTGCTGAAGAAGTGCCCCGTGTCTGACGTTTGGGGGGTAGGCCGCAAGATGACTCCGCACCTTCAAGCCATGGGTATCAATACGGCGTGGGATCTTTCGCGAGCTGACCCCACTGCGCTGCGTAAGAGGTTCAGTATCGTCGTCGAAAAGACAGCTCGCGAGCTTGCTGGCACCTCATGCCTGACGCTTGATGAGCCTGACCCGCCCAAGCAGGAAATTTGTTGCTCAAGAATGTTTGGCAACCGGCTGACTGAGATCGCGCCGATAAAGGAGGCCATTGCTACCTACATGATGAGGGCCACTGAGAAGCTTCGCGCTCAGAAATCACTCTGCAAACGCATTCGAGTGAGCATTCGCACAGGCATGTTCAACCCTGAGGAGGCGAAGTATGCCAACGGGGTACTGGTCGAGCTCCCATACCCGACCGACGATGTTCGCCTGATGACCAAGACTGCAGTTGACGCCGTGGAGCAAGTGTTCAGACCGGGCTTCAAGTACAGCAAAGCCGAGGTGCTTCTGGTTAACCTCTGCCAGAAAGGCGAATACACCGACGATCTTTTTTCCATCTCCCAACCTGAGGCTACGCAGAAGGTCATGGGCGTTCTGGATGCGATCAACGGCCGGTGGGGCAGGGGGACGTTGCGCTTGGCCGGCGTGCCTATCGACCCAGATTGGGGCATGCGAAGGGAGATGATGAGCCAAAGCTTCACGACCCGTGTCGATCAGCTTTGGACTGTTTACTGTCGGTAA
- a CDS encoding histone-like nucleoid-structuring protein, MvaT/MvaU family, whose product MSKLAEFRQLEKHLAEQLQALEALKGDAGLKKEIEFETKLRDLLAKYGYSLKDVINLLDPQSKGRATAPAPKTGTRKARQVKVYKNPNTGETIETKGGNHKGLKEWKSKHGADTVESWLTK is encoded by the coding sequence ATGTCTAAACTCGCAGAATTTCGTCAACTCGAAAAACACCTTGCTGAGCAACTCCAGGCGCTCGAAGCGCTGAAAGGCGACGCCGGCCTCAAGAAAGAAATTGAATTCGAAACCAAACTTCGCGATTTGCTCGCAAAGTATGGCTATAGCCTCAAAGACGTGATCAACCTGCTTGATCCACAATCCAAGGGCCGCGCTACTGCACCGGCGCCAAAAACGGGCACTCGCAAAGCTCGCCAGGTGAAGGTTTATAAAAACCCGAACACTGGAGAAACCATTGAAACCAAAGGTGGTAATCACAAAGGCTTGAAAGAGTGGAAGAGCAAGCACGGCGCTGACACAGTTGAGTCCTGGCTGACCAAGTAA
- a CDS encoding DUF2256 domain-containing protein codes for MKKSELPVKTCATCGLPFTWRKKWARCWDEVRYCSERCRRSKSPKT; via the coding sequence TTGAAAAAGTCAGAGCTTCCCGTCAAAACCTGCGCTACCTGTGGGCTTCCTTTCACATGGCGAAAGAAATGGGCCCGTTGCTGGGACGAAGTTCGCTATTGCTCGGAGCGCTGCAGACGCAGCAAATCACCCAAGACCTGA
- a CDS encoding phosphate-starvation-inducible PsiE family protein: protein MSAYERFEQLVVLALSLIIALVIVIAVLQLCRNVVPLLIGGAIDPLDHNAFQALFGSIFTVLIALEFKHSIVRPALRRNSVVQVRTVLMIALLALSRKFVILDSAVTPASTIAALGFATLVLGLLCWLLRHRDLSE, encoded by the coding sequence ATGAGCGCCTATGAACGCTTCGAGCAACTGGTGGTGCTGGCGCTGAGCCTGATCATAGCGCTGGTGATCGTTATCGCCGTGTTGCAGCTTTGCAGGAATGTAGTACCCCTTCTGATAGGGGGAGCCATTGATCCGCTGGATCACAACGCATTCCAAGCACTATTCGGCTCCATTTTCACGGTACTGATTGCCTTGGAGTTCAAGCATTCGATAGTACGGCCCGCCCTCAGGCGAAACAGCGTCGTGCAGGTGAGAACGGTACTGATGATTGCATTGCTGGCCCTGAGCCGAAAATTTGTCATCCTGGATTCGGCCGTCACTCCGGCTTCGACCATCGCGGCGCTAGGTTTCGCGACATTGGTACTGGGCCTGCTTTGCTGGCTTTTGCGGCACCGCGACCTGTCTGAGTAG
- a CDS encoding Hsp20 family protein yields the protein MATTLSLAPLFRQSVGFDRFNDLFESALRSEAGNTYPPHNVEKHGDDQYRIVIAVAGLTEEDIDIQVENGVLNVSGGKRESDEKVTYLHQGIAQRAFRLSFRLADHIEVQGASLTHGLLAIELLRVIPEEAKPKRIQIGTASKPEQRQVSLQ from the coding sequence ATGGCTACTACTCTTTCTTTGGCCCCTCTGTTTCGTCAGTCTGTGGGTTTTGATCGCTTCAACGACCTGTTTGAATCGGCGCTGCGTAGCGAGGCTGGTAATACCTATCCACCTCATAACGTCGAGAAACACGGTGATGATCAATACCGCATCGTGATTGCAGTGGCGGGTCTTACTGAGGAGGACATAGACATTCAGGTTGAAAACGGCGTACTGAACGTTTCCGGTGGAAAACGTGAAAGCGACGAGAAGGTGACTTACCTTCACCAGGGCATCGCGCAACGGGCCTTCCGCTTGTCCTTCCGGCTGGCTGACCATATCGAAGTGCAAGGTGCATCGCTCACCCATGGTCTGCTGGCAATCGAGCTGCTTCGAGTGATTCCCGAAGAAGCCAAGCCAAAACGCATCCAGATCGGTACGGCCAGCAAGCCAGAACAGCGTCAAGTAAGCCTGCAATAA
- a CDS encoding OBAP family protein encodes MSAICKPYRINTLCAAVLAPLLAACAGNNSPSNVVAPGDTQSPTTQSLDAGAALLQSRPPIDALNAYLDGFHFYNGHMNAQMEAHHYCAILNEEVIQCVIYDGNRKDAKLMGVEYIISEHLFAGLPKAEQALWHSHVHEVKSGQLIAPGIPEVAEHALMEKLVHTYGKTWHTWHTDLNKDLPLGVPQLMMGFTADGQADPQMVADRDRRFGVDSAQKHKARADIPAPAVAPGADAWRQGKVFQIADPTNTPHQH; translated from the coding sequence ATGAGCGCAATCTGCAAACCCTATAGGATCAACACGCTGTGCGCGGCGGTGTTGGCGCCATTGCTCGCCGCCTGTGCGGGCAATAACTCGCCCTCTAACGTCGTCGCGCCGGGGGATACCCAATCGCCCACTACCCAGTCCCTGGACGCCGGCGCGGCACTGCTTCAATCACGCCCGCCGATAGACGCATTGAACGCGTACCTGGATGGCTTTCATTTTTATAACGGCCACATGAATGCACAGATGGAGGCCCACCATTACTGCGCCATCCTCAATGAGGAAGTCATCCAGTGTGTGATCTACGATGGCAATCGCAAGGACGCCAAGCTCATGGGTGTCGAGTACATCATCAGCGAACACTTATTTGCCGGTCTGCCCAAAGCCGAGCAAGCGCTTTGGCACAGTCATGTTCACGAGGTGAAATCAGGTCAGCTGATAGCGCCCGGGATTCCTGAAGTAGCTGAGCATGCATTGATGGAAAAGCTCGTCCATACCTACGGCAAGACGTGGCATACCTGGCATACCGACCTCAATAAAGACCTGCCTCTGGGCGTGCCTCAGCTCATGATGGGTTTCACCGCAGATGGGCAGGCAGATCCTCAGATGGTTGCAGATCGGGATCGTCGATTCGGCGTCGATAGCGCGCAAAAGCACAAAGCGCGAGCGGACATACCGGCCCCCGCCGTTGCGCCAGGCGCGGATGCGTGGCGTCAGGGCAAGGTGTTCCAGATAGCGGATCCGACAAACACGCCGCATCAGCACTGA
- a CDS encoding HAD family hydrolase, with the protein MRPQTSFIFDLDGTLTDSVYQNVAAWKEALDSEGIPLAMWRIHRKIGMSGGLMLKTLSRETGVIITEAQGAALSKKHAAAYEALKGQITALPGSVELLKTLTEDNIKWCIATSGGLSTARINLEALGLDINAINIITRDDVKYGKPDPDLFLAAARKLDVPIEDCVVVGDAIWDMLAARRCKATGVGLLSGGYDISELERAGALRVYEDPQDLLQHLEEVASRP; encoded by the coding sequence ATGCGACCTCAGACATCATTTATATTCGACCTCGACGGCACGCTCACCGACAGCGTTTACCAAAACGTAGCGGCGTGGAAAGAGGCACTTGATTCCGAGGGCATCCCGCTGGCTATGTGGCGCATTCACCGCAAGATCGGTATGAGCGGAGGGCTGATGTTAAAGACCCTGTCGCGTGAAACCGGTGTAATCATTACTGAAGCGCAAGGCGCGGCATTAAGTAAGAAACATGCTGCTGCGTATGAGGCGCTCAAAGGCCAGATAACGGCCCTTCCAGGGTCAGTCGAGTTATTAAAAACCCTGACTGAAGACAATATAAAGTGGTGTATTGCTACCAGCGGCGGCTTGTCTACTGCCAGGATCAATTTAGAAGCGCTTGGCTTGGATATTAACGCGATCAATATAATCACCCGCGACGATGTTAAATACGGCAAGCCGGATCCAGATCTCTTCCTTGCCGCCGCGCGCAAGCTCGATGTACCGATTGAGGATTGTGTCGTAGTAGGCGATGCCATATGGGACATGCTTGCGGCAAGGCGTTGCAAAGCGACAGGCGTCGGCTTGCTTTCAGGCGGCTACGACATCAGCGAGCTTGAAAGAGCGGGAGCGCTGAGGGTGTACGAGGACCCGCAAGATCTTTTGCAGCATTTAGAGGAAGTCGCATCCAGGCCTTGA